A region of the Phaseolus vulgaris cultivar G19833 chromosome 11, P. vulgaris v2.0, whole genome shotgun sequence genome:
TGAGTTTTATCGAGATAAACCTACTATAACGTCTTGCACCATTTTTACatgtttaattataaataaatataaatatatatatatatataatcaatcatatatcaaattattaattatattttaattaaaaaattacataaaaataataaattataacaaaataaaaagttaaggattatattatatttctagTTAAATGACTAATTTTAAGTTTGgcattcaattattttataatttaaattatttacttattaaaatattttacttacATTTTTAATGAAtgtgagtatatatatataatgcaaAAATATAAGAACAAAGTTATTGAGCAATATGGTTCAAGACAAATATTTACTTAATCATCTAGAGTTGTTAAAATGGTCCAACTCCTTTAGTTGTAGAAAATTTGGGTGTTTCTTTCAATACCCATCATTCTTTTTCCTTCACCCCATCATTCTTCTTCCTCACCTCCATAAAAAGCATGAAATGATGAAAATGACCCTGAGATGGTTTTTTCTCTTCCAGAAACTCCATTATGAAAAACCAATTTCCATTCCGGAGCACTCACCTTATCCAACTTAAAACAGGAGAACACATCTCATTTTTGGCtcattctccctgcacccaatGCTTTGTGACTGGCACCCAATCAGATTTGTGAAAAGACCATATTAcccttaatgaaattaaaaacactTAAATTATGATCTGCACCCAATGCCTGCACCCAACAATagggttcttcttcttcttcttcttcttcaccgtGAAGCAGCAGCCACCGTGAAGCAGCAGCAGCCACCGTGAAGTTGCAGGGAGACACCGTGAGCCACCGTGAGCCACCGTGAGCAGAGTTGGTTTGCTTCGTCGTGAGTGCTTCATCGTCAAAGAAGTTGAGGTACCGTTCATGGATTTTTCTTCGTAGAGTAGTACATTCCGGATAATTTTATCCGCAGATCACCCTTTGCTTCCGGATAATTTTATCCGTAGACCACCATTTGGTTCCGAATAAATTTATCCGCAGAAGAATATTGGCATCCGGATTTTTTCATCCGGACTTCATTAATGGCttacggatatttttatccgtagtgCAAGAATTGGTTCCGGATTTTTTTGTTCGTAATTCAAAAGTgggttccggatatttttatccgtaagctACGTTTGACttgcggatatttttatccggaTTGTTGTTATTGGTCTgcggatattaatatccataTTAGTGTGAAATTTTTCACAAGTGTTTTAAACTATATGtgttataattttgttatatatgtTGGATTGAATGTTACTTTTATGAAATGTAAGATGGTGCGGACTAGAGGTGGAGGAAGTTCTAATTTGGATCGTGTGCGTCCAACTGCATCGATTAGAAGAAAACGGGGTGGGTCTAGTACTTCAATTCCAAATCAAGAGTTTGAAGATTATATTGAACAAGAAGAAGTTGAAGTTGATGATGAAGGCTATCCAGGAGGGCCATTGGATAAGTCCTTACTTGTTAATTATGAACATCACGTAGCCAAACAGTTGTGGGATGGTTTGGtaagtaatgaaaaataaatttttgtatttgttatgTATTCCTGATTATTGATGATATATGTTGATTATTGTAGGATCGTGGTGAGCTGAAGGTCGTTTCACATGGGAGGAAGATAAATAAGTTAGGAGCACCTCATGAGCGCATAGAAGCTGCTGTAGAATTGTCTGGCTTAGGTGGTCTGCTTCATGCTAGTTATGAGAGTCTAGACCGAGGACTGCTGTGTGCTTTTGTAGAGAGGTGGCATGCAGAGACAAACAGTTTTCATTTACCGGTTGGGGAGATGACCATCACTCTTGATGATGTGTCAAATTTGTTACATTTACCCATTGTCGGTCAGTTTTACACACAGGAAACCTTAGATTCTGATTCGGCGACTGATTTATTGGTAGAAGCCCTCCGTGTTGACCATGCACTTGCATCTGAAGAAACAAGACATTGTCGGGGAGCTCATGTGCGCCTTAGCTGGTTAAAAGAAGTGTATCAAGATGCATGCTCAAGGAGGCAGTGGACTGTGGCTGCCAGAGCATACTTACTTCACCTTGTCGGTTGCACTATTTTTGCGGACAAGAGTGCTACATCAGTAAGTGTGTTTTATCTTGGATTTTTTGTTGATTTGAGGCTTACCGGGGGATATTCTTGGGCAGCAGCTGCCCTAACTCACATGTATGAACAACTAGGAGATTGTAGTTATGCAAATACAAAGCAACTAGCTGGTTATGCAACATTGTTGCAGGGGTGGATTTATGAGCATTTCCCGTCTATAGGGATGAGACGTATGCAAGCATTGTATTCTGAAGATCAACCTCGGTGCAGGCTGTATGATGCTGGAAAAGGTACTTCAATTGTTGTTGTACGATCACAGTTGGATACATTGACACCAGCTTCCATTCGGTTTTGTCTATACAACGAGCACAGGGAAGAACGTCCATTCGAGTGGATTTCCTTATTCTGTGGTTATTTGAGGCTTGGAAATTGGACACAGCTGCACATGCCAGAACGTGTTCTGCGTCAGTATGGCTATACACAGATCATCCCTCGCAACCCATCTGTAATTGGACATGGTCATCTGGATACAAATGAAATGGACCGTCGATGGTTACATTTCAATGATTATGTCATACATGACTATGCCATAGCACGTCATCCTGACGCTTGCGTTCAAGAGTACATGGGTTGGTTTAGATTTGTATCACATCCATATGTGATTAATACAGATGAGGATGACCGTCCTGTACCGGTACCCTCAGATGCACGTCATCACGAAGCAGTGCCAAGTCATCATGAGGAGTCACATCCTGCTCTGGTATGCTTCTAACCTTGTTAAGATATTAAtttctattgtttttttctAATAGTATGTCATTCATGCTTGTAGGGTATTTGTCGTAGAATTACAGAGACATTGCAGCCATTACTTGATCATGGCGATGTCGTGGAGGGCAGCCCTGTTTGGGAAGGCATACAAGCAGCCATTACGTTAGCACGAGGAGCGACTGATGAAAGAGCTGTTTATGTCAGGAGACATGCACGTAGGAATGATTGATTAGGATTTCTCAATATGTCAGATGTATTACGATTtctttttatgtaatattttgatCCATGACAATGTATCTGAACCTTAATTATATGTTTCAATATGATCCATGACAATGTATCTGAACCTTAATTATATGTTTCAATATGATCCTTATCGGTTCTTGCTTCAcgttacttttattttatatgtttcaaTATGATCCTTATATGTTTCAATATGATCATTAGTACAGAAATCACTGGCTTACGCATATATTTATCCGTAGGCAAAAGTATGACttacggatatttttatccgtaggcaTAATAGTGACttacggatatttttatccgtaggcaTAATTGTGACttccggatttttttatccgtaGGCATAACTGTGACttccggatttttttatccgtaGGCATAACAGTGACttccggatttttttatccgtaGGCATAACAGTGACTTCAGTGAATATTGTAGGACAACTGCAAATGTACTAAACATCCATAAATCTAAATTATGCTATTACAAATGTTATAATTACAAATATCGTCTAATGGACATTAGTTGGGTATAAACTTGTATCCGGCTAGTGTAGTATGTTGACCAAGTTTGGGCCGCCGGATAACGATGTGATGCCCACAATATATCCGTAGGTGGAATTGGACAACCATCTTTGAGCTTGACCTATAAAGGTAATAAATATAAGGTACACAAATCTTGATTTAGCACATCAATCTTGATTGGTTTAGTTTATACCTGGACAAAATGATTTCCGTGGACATGTCCAATTGCAATGATTCGGTGTTGACGGAAGTTACTTGGTGCTTGGGTTCTTAAAGGAAAAATACTCAATGATTGTAACATGGACAAAGAAACAAGAATGACATTATACCGATTTGCAATAACATATCCCATGTCTGGAATTGTCATCCACTTATCTGTTCCTGCCTGCAAGTACAATTGACAAACAAAGTTAAATAAAGAAATGCAATGTAAAAATGAAATGGTTTTAGTGGTTGGTACCATAGACATGTGTTCCACTAGAAGTGAGTTCTTCAAGTATTCATATCTATCATCACCACCAAAGAGTTGAACATATTCTTGTCTCCATTCACTTAgttcttttaacaaattcatTCGAACAACAACCCATGACTCCTCTCCCATTCCCAATTGGGCAGCAACAGCACGGTAGCCACAATGGCCATCAGCCCTAACGTCAACAACATCAACAATATATGGATGATACCCTACAGGGAACTGATCAAGGAAAGGAATACATTTTGCTGGTACAATTTCTGGTAAGCTTTCTTCATTAGATTTTTTGCTTGCACAACTATCATGTTGTGAGTGTAAGAAATCCACATGTTCAAAATAAGAAGGGATTCGCTTAGTTGATCTCATGAATTTGGTAGGACGAGACATCTTTACAGCACCTTTTGTTTTCACCTTATGATCTGGTGCGTAAATAGATGTTTTCTCTGGAAAGGCAATATCCTGCAATTTACTCTTGATGTTAACCTTACCTGCAACATCCAACTCTTTAAACCGCTTCGCGATGACCTCAAACTCTTTATCAATTGACAACTCAGATGAAGATTGTTCAGTAGCAATGTCTTCAAAACTTAAACGAGTCCACATCACATGTACTGATTTAAGTGGTATGCTACCAACACCAAATGAAGTCAATTGACACGCACAAGGAAGACCATGAGTACATGTAAGACTACATCCACACCTACTTTTATCAAACCCCACTGATTTAACCCTATCAAGTTCTTCTGAAATAAGGTTCAAAGCATATTTAGACACAAAACCTAACAATTTTTTGTAAGCTGTAACCTTGAACCGATGTCCAACCACATGCAAACTCTTTTGGAATGAATCTTTGATTGCATTATGTTGTAAAATAATCATCTTATTGATGGAATCCCAGCAGAAACATAAATCCCCCATCGAATTCTGAAGAACTCTCTTTAGGCTCCAGTGTGCCGACTCAACTATGTTACTTGTTGTGTTTCCTAAGTGCATCACCTTATCTATCCATGCCttgacaaatttttctttatgtgGACGTAACCATGTATCCATCACATAATCAACAAATATAGGCCATGGAGAACAGACAACTCGAAGAGCATTGACACGATCTTCAAAGGCCTCAACAATATCACAATCCACAACAGATCCCCACACTTCCATTACTTGATCCCATGCCTCTCTTGGATGCaccaacattttacattttgctttcacatttttatcaatgtgaaaCCGACATAGCAAATTATAAGCTTCAGGAAACACCATTCTAATTGCATTCATTAAGGCAACATCTCTATCACATACCACCACCCTAGGGCATGAATCAACTCTTAAAAACAACCCTTTAAGTCTGTCAAGGgcccaaaaaaaattattttccttttctgctGCTAGTAAACAAAATGCAACGGAGAAAGTCAAACCTGTAGACGTAATCCCAACAACCTCAAGTAACGACATCCTATACTTGTTCGTCTTGTACGTACTATCCATTAATATGACAATGTTAAATGAGTTCACCAATTTTACTGAATCTGGGTGTGTCCAAAATATATCTTGCACAATATTAGAGACCTCATCGCACCTACACCAATGCACGTACCTGTCTCGCTCTAGTAACAACATCAGTTGTTGCATTTCTGTTCTGTGACCTCGTTGTGATCTTCGGTGAACAGTGATTGCATTATAAACCTGCTTAATCGTTGTCAcattcttctcatttctctctttcatggttagtaaaatatttcttgGCTTCACCGCAGTTTTACTCATATCCTCAACCATAACCTTTTCCTCTATACCTAACCTTCCAGCATAGGGATGACCCACCATTGTCTCTGCCAAGTCATGATTGTGAGAACCACAAATTAATTCAACCTTCCACCCTTGACCACCTTTGACTGGTTTGCCTCGCAATCTGAAAGGACACTCACACTTCCTACTTCCAGTTTGACTGACATCTACTTCTTTTTATACCGTCTGTATTTACCTCCTCTCTCACAACCTAACAATACATAGGTCATCCTTCCTCGTTGGCCCGTCCATGTATCTGACCTTAATATAACAATGACAAACCCATAACTATAGCCAACACTTCTCGCCCAATCTAACAGCTCATCTCGATCACGAAATACCTACAATAACattcttaaaaatttaaaagaacatCTTGATCATCAtgccaaatttaaaaataattcatataaaaaacaTTCACAACCCAACATTGACCATACCTCATTTGTAGAAAATGCCTCACTACATTCATGTGCCCTGTGTTCATTATCTAATGCGTTATAACTTGTTGATTGCTCCAGATCAACATCATCTAATCCATCCCACACATCAATCTCCCCTAAAACTCCCATGTATGACTCTGTTGAATCCATTCGGTTGCTGAAAAAAATTAACACTTCACTTCCGGATAAATTAATCCATAACCAAAAAAATATCAACAGTTAACTTCCGGATATATATATCCGTAAGGCAATATTATGAACTACGGATATTTTCATCCGTAAGGCAAATACTAGTCCCGGATATTTTCATCCGTAAGGCAATATTATGAACTACGGATATTTTCATCCGTAAGGCAAATATGAACTACGGTATCAGCATCCGTAGGCAAATCCTAGTTCCGGATATTATTATCCGTATACAAAATTTTGACTtccggatattaatatccgtagGCAGAAAATTTGAATTCCGGATTCCGATATCCGGGACCAGCTGAGCTCGAGAAAATAACCAAAGACGAACGAAAATGGATTACTTACCTCCTTTAACTTGCCAAACGAAGCTTACACTCAACTTAGCAACAATGAACGAAGCACAACCTTCTCTTTTGCAGCTCAAACCAAAGCTTCACACATTCATGAACTTCTTCTTCCTCACCATTCAATGTTTTCATAAATGAAGAAGACAAGGgcatttttggattttaaaaaatgtgtcGGGTGCCAATCACAATTgatcgggtgcaggaagcaattgccctCATTTTTTTACCTTAAACCACTAACGAAACCTGgctgtttcttcttgcacctcgatatattcttctctcacctccataaatttttaaatttccaaaaatacccctCTATAATATTTCGAATTACGTAATatgaaagtttttttcaaattcgtaattagattttggattatgtaatccggaagccttttttcatatgcataattagttttcggattatgtaatccataagtcttttttagcttccagattacataatctggaaatcttttttcaaatgcgtgtccggattatataatctgaaaactACTCTATGCGTGTgtacaagaaggataaaaatgtattttcacgTTTTATATATGGGTGACAAAAGAACctatggaggtgcagaaagaaacaaTCACGAAACCTTTTCAACAAACTAGCAACTCCACCGTACCTCTGTCGAGCTCAACCTTTCTTGCAGCAACCTCCACGATCTCACTTACAACCCACACATCGTCATGAAAACTgtgttttgaaataaaatacgaaggaaaattttgaaatttcaaaaaatgatgtggtgtaggaagaaaaatgaCGGGGTGCAGGAAGAACACCCAGAAAATTTTACCTAAAAAATTTGGCATGATCAAGCCCACTTAAGGTTACTAATAGATTAGGCCGatcatcttaatttttttttaaaaaaaaataaaccataAAAATTTTAGAAgtgttttgttatatttttgtaaaagtTATCACAAATGTAGTAATTAGAGGATGCTACAATCCAAACCAAAATTGATTTAAGGAAGGATTGTATACTTTTGTAAATTAATTCATGTTATTTTTCTTCAATTCATGTTATTCACGTCCACCTACCTCACCCATTGCATTCACTCTCCTTTTACAGATTCACACAGAGTCAAACGATTCCTGAGCCAAGTCAGGAATCTCATGGCTTCATGTGGCATGCATGCAGAGGGCGCAG
Encoded here:
- the LOC137808345 gene encoding protein MAIN-LIKE 1-like; the encoded protein is MVRTRGGGSSNLDRVRPTASIRRKRGGSSTSIPNQEFEDYIEQEEVEVDDEGYPGGPLDKSLLVNYEHHVAKQLWDGLDRGELKVVSHGRKINKLGAPHERIEAAVELSGLGGLLHASYESLDRGLLCAFVERWHAETNSFHLPVGEMTITLDDVSNLLHLPIVGQFYTQETLDSDSATDLLVEALRVDHALASEETRHCRGAHVRLSWLKEVYQDACSRRQWTVAARAYLLHLVGCTIFADKSATSVSVFYLGFFVDLRLTGGYSWAAAALTHMYEQLGDCSYANTKQLAGYATLLQGWIYEHFPSIGMRRMQALYSEDQPRCRLYDAGKGTSIVVVRSQLDTLTPASIRFCLYNEHREERPFEWISLFCGYLRLGNWTQLHMPERVLRQYGYTQIIPRNPSVIGHGHLDTNEMDRRCTSS